In Sebastes fasciatus isolate fSebFas1 chromosome 24, fSebFas1.pri, whole genome shotgun sequence, the following are encoded in one genomic region:
- the LOC141763213 gene encoding uncharacterized protein LOC141763213 yields the protein MAHRAVIHFLCVLGVFQKGLTALIETQHTVEAAVGDEACLNCCLMQSRDVLQVTWQKILPEGEKNMATYSERFGETVNAGFQSKLEFKYAGLQNSSIVIRRVMEEDEGCYRCLFNTFSEGALKATTCLKLYELHGPFLHITESTVVSCSATARPAPTVTLTVPHYNSTSVTNTNGTVTVTTTAGLSGLHGNSTRVGCAVRVLSGPQIEVSMMIPEVKQSSADDFILIIVLSVVVACVCVAAIVITLLIRKHRNRRSHGDSEEEETPQKAIKDTDETKTPLMNEENELRLQTSTEKDKNHSHPKPSSLKGRKLSFNSVN from the exons ATGGCGCACCGTGCAGTTAtacatttcctttgtgtgttgggagtctttcagaaag GTCTAACAGCTCTGATAGAAACCCAGCACACTGTGGAGGCAGCTGTAGGAGACGAAGCATGCTTGAACTGTTGCCTGATGCAATCTAGAGATGTTCTGCAAGTCACATGGCAGAAGATTTTACCTGAGGGAGAGAAGAACATGGCTACTTACAGTGAACGATTTGGTGAAACAGTGAATGCTGGTTTTCAGAGTAAGCTGGAGTTTAAATATGCTGGACTGCAGAACAGCTCCATAGTTATCAggagggtgatggaggaggatgaagggtgCTATCGCTGTTTGTTTAACACCTTCTCTGAAGGTGCTCTCAAAGCTACAACCTGCCTGAAGCTCTATG AGCTGCATGGACCCTTTCTTCACATCACAGAATCAACAGTTGTGTCCTGCTCAGCCACAGCTCGACCTGCTcccacagtaacactgactgtccctcactacaactctaccagtgtcaccaacaccaacggcacagtcactgtcaccactacAGCTGGGCTGTCTGGTCTACATGGCAACAGCACACGGGTTGGATGTGCAGTGAGAGTGCTCTCTGGTCCTCAGATAGAGGTGTCTATGATGATTCCTGAGGTCAAACAGTCGTCTGCTGATG ATTTCATTCTGATCATCGTGTTGTCCGTGGTTGtggcctgtgtttgtgttgctgcaaTCGTCATCACCCTGCTTATAAGGAAACATCGGAACCG TCGATCACACGGGgactctgaggaggaggagacaccacaaaaagcaatcaaagacactgatga GACCAAAACACCTTTAATGAATGAAGAGAACGAGCTGCGGCTACAGACGTCTACTGAGAAAGATAAAAACCACAGCCACCCAAAACCATCATCTCTGAAAGGAAGAAAGTTATCTTTCAACTCAGTTAACTAA